One genomic window of Mucilaginibacter sp. SJ includes the following:
- a CDS encoding aceric acid hydrolase, protein MLLVVFGSELSAQNKALVNTSKSSYAKLSSLDMGAVQWTGGFWADRFKVCRDTMIPNLWRVYTDPKISHAYRNFEIAAGLDTGSHEGPPFHDGDFYKLFEAVASMYANTHDPKLDALMDKTIAVIAKAQRTDGYIHTPTLIEERKNGGKEKAFNDRLNFETYNLGHLMTAACVHYRVTGKTTLLKVAVKATDYLYKFYKTASPELARNAICPSHYMGVVEMYRTTRDPRYLELAKNLIDIRGLMKDGTDDNQDRTPFRQQTQAMGHAVRANYLFAGAADVYAETGDTTLMHTLNLMWNDVVNRKMYITGGCGSLYDGVSPDGTSYNPNEVQKVHQAYGRDYQLPSFTAHNETCANIGNVLWNWRMLQATGDAKYADVMELALYNSVLSGISLNGRNFLYTNPLAYSDSLPFKQRWSKDRIGYIKLSNCCPPNVVRTIAEVSDYAHSVSDKGLWFNLYGSNTITAKLKDGTPVKLTQTTNYPWDGKIHIRFDEVPGNKAFSVFLRIPGWCKGASIKLEGQPVPQLDTTPGTYTQVNAVWRKGMTIDLDLPMPVTLMEANPLVEETRNQVAVKRGPVVYCLESADLAKGQKVFDVVLSANNQLKPEMIRIDNSEIMSLTGKADLREENNWTNRLYKEVSAPKQNAVDIRLIPYYAWGNRGHVDMETWMPLDR, encoded by the coding sequence ATGCTATTAGTAGTTTTCGGCAGCGAGCTTAGCGCACAAAACAAGGCGCTGGTCAACACCAGCAAAAGCAGTTACGCCAAACTGAGCAGTCTTGATATGGGCGCGGTACAGTGGACGGGCGGCTTCTGGGCCGACAGGTTCAAGGTTTGCCGTGATACCATGATCCCTAACCTGTGGCGTGTTTATACTGACCCGAAGATCAGTCATGCGTACCGTAATTTTGAGATAGCCGCCGGGTTGGACACCGGTTCACACGAAGGGCCGCCATTTCACGATGGTGATTTTTACAAGCTTTTTGAAGCTGTAGCCAGCATGTATGCTAACACACATGATCCGAAGCTGGATGCACTGATGGATAAAACTATAGCGGTTATTGCCAAAGCGCAGCGTACCGATGGCTATATCCACACGCCGACACTTATTGAAGAACGGAAGAACGGCGGCAAGGAAAAAGCGTTTAATGACCGCCTTAATTTTGAAACCTATAACCTCGGTCACTTGATGACTGCCGCTTGTGTGCATTACCGGGTTACAGGCAAAACTACCTTGTTGAAAGTAGCTGTTAAAGCAACCGATTATCTCTATAAATTTTATAAAACGGCCTCGCCCGAACTGGCGCGGAATGCCATTTGCCCCTCGCATTACATGGGCGTAGTAGAAATGTACCGTACCACCCGCGATCCCCGATACCTGGAACTGGCTAAAAACCTGATCGATATCCGTGGGTTGATGAAAGATGGTACCGACGATAACCAGGACAGGACACCTTTCCGGCAGCAAACACAGGCGATGGGGCACGCGGTGAGGGCCAATTACCTGTTTGCGGGCGCTGCCGATGTTTATGCCGAAACCGGGGATACCACACTCATGCACACTTTAAATTTAATGTGGAACGATGTAGTTAACCGCAAAATGTATATCACCGGTGGCTGCGGTTCGCTCTATGATGGTGTTTCTCCTGATGGGACATCTTACAATCCTAACGAGGTGCAAAAGGTACACCAGGCTTACGGACGCGATTATCAATTGCCAAGTTTCACGGCGCACAACGAAACCTGCGCCAACATAGGCAATGTACTCTGGAACTGGCGCATGCTGCAGGCAACCGGCGACGCCAAATATGCCGATGTAATGGAGCTGGCGTTGTACAATAGCGTACTTTCGGGTATCAGCCTTAATGGTCGTAACTTTTTATATACCAATCCACTGGCTTATTCAGATAGTTTGCCCTTTAAGCAGCGTTGGTCTAAGGATAGGATAGGGTATATCAAACTTTCTAACTGTTGTCCGCCCAATGTGGTGCGTACCATTGCCGAGGTGAGCGATTATGCCCACAGCGTATCAGATAAAGGGTTGTGGTTTAACCTGTATGGCAGCAACACCATAACCGCTAAATTGAAAGATGGCACCCCGGTAAAACTCACTCAAACTACAAATTACCCCTGGGATGGGAAGATCCATATCAGGTTTGATGAAGTACCGGGCAATAAAGCATTCTCGGTATTTTTGAGGATCCCTGGCTGGTGTAAGGGCGCAAGTATCAAACTCGAAGGTCAGCCGGTGCCGCAGTTAGATACTACGCCTGGAACTTATACGCAAGTTAACGCCGTTTGGCGAAAAGGAATGACAATTGATCTCGACCTGCCAATGCCGGTAACCCTAATGGAAGCAAACCCGCTTGTTGAGGAAACCCGTAATCAGGTTGCAGTAAAACGCGGTCCGGTGGTTTATTGTTTGGAATCAGCCGATCTGGCTAAGGGGCAAAAGGTTTTCGATGTGGTGCTTTCTGCCAATAATCAACTTAAGCCCGAAATGATCAGGATAGATAACAGTGAGATCATGAGCTTAACCGGTAAAGCTGATCTGCGTGAGGAAAATAACTGGACTAACCGGCTTTATAAAGAAGTCTCCGCGCCAAAACAAAACGCTGTTGATATCAGGCTGATCCCGTATTATGCATGGGGTAACCGGGGACATGTGGATATGGAAACGTGGATGCCGTTGGACAGGTAA